ACGCCCGTGAACTGGTGACTGATACCCGCAAGTTCCTCGGTGAAATTCCGGGTCATACCAGCTTCACCAACGCCCAGTTGTTGGACATCATGATGGCGCAGGATTTCCAGGATCTTACCGGTCAGGTGATCAAGCGCATGATGGACGTTATCCAGGAGATCGAACGCCAGTTGCTGATGGTGCTGCTGGAAAACATCCCGGAGCAGTCTGCGCGCCCGAAACGCGAAAACGACAGCCTGCTCAATGGCCCTCAGCTCGACGCCACCAAAGCGGGCGTGGTGGCAAGCCAGGACCAGGTGGACGACCTGCTGGACAGCCTCGGCTTCTGATTTGTCGGCACATTCACCTTCAGACAGCCTGAAGGTGAAGTCAGCGAACCCACGAAAAAGGGAAGGGAAACCTTCCTTTTTTTATTGCAGGAAGATATCGCCCACTGCGAAGAGATTCGACAGCGCATGCAGCACTATTGGTATCAGCAGCCCGCCTGTCCCGAGCCGGACAACACACAACAGCGCAGAAAAAATAAACAACTGAATAAAGGTGAGCGGCGCCTGATATTGCATATGAATGGCGGCAAACAATAAAGATGTCAGCACAATACCGACTTGTTGCGACACTTTTCCCCATCCCAGGCTGGCATTGAGCAAAAAGCCGCGAAAAATAATCTCTTCACTCACCGGGGCTATCAGACAGGCGGTGAATACCCACGCCCAACGGGTTAACCCCCTATACCCTTCCAGGGAGTCCAGCCACGGCTCAGGCTGCTGGAACAGCTTTTCCATTACCAGCATCGCCAGCAGCGCCAGCAGCGGCGCGGCAAGGTTTCGCCACGCCAGCGTGCCAAAAGGCAGCAACCCGTCATAGTGTCTTCCGTAATAACGCCACAGCAGCAACGAGCAGGGGAGCAACAGGGCGCCATGCAGAAACGGGCCGTCAAGGCCATTTTGATAAAGACGCATAAAACCCGGAATGAAAATAGCGAAATAGAACAGGCTGTAATAGATAACAAACGCCGCGATGCACACCGCAGTATGCGATGTTCGGTCCGATTGTGCTGGCATAAAAAGTCACGTCCGTGCAGGGTTATACGCGAAGCCGACCATTATAAAGGAGATTACCTGCAATTCTGTTCAGTCGTTAACAATCAGGACAGGCCGACAAAAAACGGTGTTTAGGCAGGATTTTTCACAGGGTATTGCTGTTTTGTCCTCGTTTCGGGCGCGTGGATGAACCCTGAAGGGCAATTCAAATGGCGAAAACCCCTTGTTTTTATGCCTTACTCTGCCCATTAGATACCCTTGACTCTGGCAATATGTTGTCAAACCCGTAATCCGTGGATGCAGGCCGTGGCCTCTGAAGACAACGAAGACAAAACAGAAGCCCCTACAGCGCACCGACTAGAAAAGGCGCGTGAAGAAGGGCAAATCCCCCGATCAAAAGAGCTGACATCACTGCTGGTGATGCTGGTGGGTGTCTGCATTCTGTGGTTTGGCGGCGAGATGTTTGGTCGACGGTTATCGATGGCGCTCTCTTCCGGGCTGCGCTTCGATCATAAAATCATCAATGATCCGGGGCTATTTGTTGGGCAGGTGATCATGATGCTGAAAACGGCGCTGATGGGGATGCTGCCGCTGTTGACTGGCGTGGTGATTATCGCGCTGATTGCGCCGGTAATGTTGGGGGGGCTGGTTTTCAGCACCAAGTCGCTGGCGTTTAATTTTTCCAAGCTCAATCCGCTGAGCGGTCTTGGACGTCTGTTTTCCTCTCAGGTAGGCGCTGAACTGCTTAAAGCGTTAATGAAAGCCCTGCTGATGGGCAGCGTCGCCGGGATATTCGTCTGGCATCACTGGCCGGATATGATGCGCCTGATGAGCGAATCGCCGTTAACCGCCATGGCCAGCGCCCTTAATCTGGCCGGGCTATGTGCACTGCTGGTGTCGCTGAGCATCATCCCGATGGTCGGTTTTGACGTTTTCTGGCAGATCTACAGCCATATGAAAAAATTGCGCATGTCACGCCAGGACATTCGTGACGAATTTAAGCAGAGCGAAGGCGACCCGCATATCAAAAGTCGTATCCGCCAGATGCAGCGAGCCGCCGCTCGCCGACGCATGATGGCCGATGTACCGAAAGCCGATGTGATTGTCACCAACCCGACGCACTATGCCGTCGCGCTGCAATATGACGAAAATAAAATGAGCGCGCCGAAAGTGGTGGCAAAAGGCTCCGGTCTGGTGGCGCTGCGTATTCGCGAGTTGGGTACGGAAAATCGCGTACCGATTCTGGAAGCACCGCCACTGGCGCGTGCGCTTTTCCGTCATGCGGAAATTGGACAGCAGATCCCAGGTCAGCTTTATGCGGCGGTAGCCGAAGTGCTGGCGTGGGTATGGCAGTTGAAACGCTGGCGACTGTCAGGCGGACAACGACCTGTTAAACCTGAGAATCTTCCGGTGCCTGAAGCGCTGGATTTTATGAACGAGAAGGACACTGATGGCTAATCTGGTAGCAATGCTGCGTCTGCCCAGCAATCTGAAATCGACCCAATGGCAAGTGCTTGCCGGGCCTGTGCTCATTTTGCTTATTTTGTCGATGATGGTGCTGCCGCTGCCGGCGTTTGTCCTCGACCTGCTGTTTACCTTTAATATCGCGCTGTCGATCATGGTGCTGCTGGTGGCGATGTTCACCCAGCGTACGCTCGAATTCGCTGCTTTCCCGACCATTCTGCTGTTTACCACTTTGCTGCGCCTGGCACTCAACGTCGCCTCCACGCGTATCATTTTGATGGACGGGCACACCGGTGCCGCCGCCGCAGGGCGCGTGGTTGAAGCCTTCGGCCACTTCCTGGTCGGCGGTAACTTTGCCATTGGTATCGTGGTGTTCGTCATCCTCGTGATCATCAACTTTATGGTTATCACCAAAGGTGCAGGACGTATCGCGGAAGTGGGCGCGCGCTTCGTGCTCGACGGGATGCCCGGTAAGCAGATGGCGATCGATGCCGACCTTAACGCCGGGATCATCGGTGAAGATGAGGCGAAACGCCGTCGTTCGGAAGTGACGCAGGAAGCCGATTTCTACGGTTCCATGGACGGTGCGAGTAAGTTCGTTCGTGGTGATGCCATCGCCGGTATTCTGATCATGGTGATCAACGTCATCGGTGGTCTGCTGGTGGGTGTGCTGCAACATGGCCTGTCGATGGGCGATGCAGCGGAGAGCTATACGCTGTTGACTATCGGTGATGGCCTTGTCGCGCAGATCCCGGCGTTGGTTATTTCAACCGCCGCGGGCGTTATCGTTACGCGTGTCAGCACCGACGAAGATGTCGGCCAGCAGATGGTTGGGCAACTCTTCTCGAACCCGCGCGTCATGTTGCTGAGCGCCGGTGTCCTCGGTCTGTTGGGGATGGTGCCTGGCATGCCGAACTTTGTCTTCCTGCTGTTTACCGCCGCGCTGCTCGGGCTTGCCTGGTGGTTGCGCGGACGTCAACAGGAGGCACCTGTCGACGCGGTACCAGTGAAAGCCCCGGAAAACACGCAGGCCGTAGAAGCGACCTGGAATGATGTGCAACTGGAAGATTCCCTCGGTATGGAAGTGGGTTACCGCTTGATCCCGATGGTGGATTTCCAGCAGGACGGCGAGTTGCTGGGACGTATCCGCAGTATTCGTAAGAAATTTGCTCAGGACATGGGCTTCCTGCCGCCGGTGGTACATATTCGCGACAACATGGATCTGCCGCCCGCGCGTTACCGTATTCTGATGAAAGGGGTGGAAATTGGCAGCGGCGAAGCCTATCCGGGCCGCTGGCTGGCGATTAACCCAGGTACGGCAGCCGGTTCGCTGCCGGGCGAGCAGACTGTCGATCCGGCTTTTGGTCTGGCAGCAATCTGGATCGAAAGTGCGTTGAAAGAGCAGGCGCAAATCCAGGGCTTTACCGTGGTGGAAGCGAGTACCGTGGTAGCCACGCACCTCAACCACCTGATTGGTCAGTTCTCGGCGGAACTGTTTGGCCGACAGGAAGCGCAGCAACTGCTTGATCGCGTAAGCCAGGAGATGCCGAAGCTGACCGAAGATTTAGTGCCGGGCGTGGTGACGCTGACCACGCTGCACAAAGTGTTGCAAAACCTGCTGGCGGAGAGAGTGCCGATTCGCGATATGCGCACCATTCTCGAAACGCTGGCGGAGCACGCGCCGCTGCAAACCGACCCGCACGAACTCACCGCGGTGGTGCGCGTAGCGCTCGGCCGTGCGATTACGCAGCAGTGGTTCCCGGGTAATGATGAAGTGCAGGTGATTGGCCTTGATACGCCGCTGGAACGTCTGCTGCTGCAAGCACTGCAGGGCGGTGGT
Above is a genomic segment from Kosakonia radicincitans DSM 16656 containing:
- the flhA gene encoding flagellar biosynthesis protein FlhA, translated to MANLVAMLRLPSNLKSTQWQVLAGPVLILLILSMMVLPLPAFVLDLLFTFNIALSIMVLLVAMFTQRTLEFAAFPTILLFTTLLRLALNVASTRIILMDGHTGAAAAGRVVEAFGHFLVGGNFAIGIVVFVILVIINFMVITKGAGRIAEVGARFVLDGMPGKQMAIDADLNAGIIGEDEAKRRRSEVTQEADFYGSMDGASKFVRGDAIAGILIMVINVIGGLLVGVLQHGLSMGDAAESYTLLTIGDGLVAQIPALVISTAAGVIVTRVSTDEDVGQQMVGQLFSNPRVMLLSAGVLGLLGMVPGMPNFVFLLFTAALLGLAWWLRGRQQEAPVDAVPVKAPENTQAVEATWNDVQLEDSLGMEVGYRLIPMVDFQQDGELLGRIRSIRKKFAQDMGFLPPVVHIRDNMDLPPARYRILMKGVEIGSGEAYPGRWLAINPGTAAGSLPGEQTVDPAFGLAAIWIESALKEQAQIQGFTVVEASTVVATHLNHLIGQFSAELFGRQEAQQLLDRVSQEMPKLTEDLVPGVVTLTTLHKVLQNLLAERVPIRDMRTILETLAEHAPLQTDPHELTAVVRVALGRAITQQWFPGNDEVQVIGLDTPLERLLLQALQGGGGLEPGLADRLLEQTQEALARQEMLGAPPVLLVNHALRPLLARFLRRSLPQLVVMSNMEMSDNRHIRMTATIGGK
- the cheZ gene encoding protein phosphatase CheZ, encoding MLQPSIKPSEEHSPSDIIARIGSLTRMLRDSLRELGLDQAIAEAAEAIPDARDRLDYVVQMTAQAAERALNSVEASQPHQDEMEKNSKALSKRWDEWFENPIELADARELVTDTRKFLGEIPGHTSFTNAQLLDIMMAQDFQDLTGQVIKRMMDVIQEIERQLLMVLLENIPEQSARPKRENDSLLNGPQLDATKAGVVASQDQVDDLLDSLGF
- a CDS encoding CPBP family intramembrane glutamic endopeptidase; translated protein: MPAQSDRTSHTAVCIAAFVIYYSLFYFAIFIPGFMRLYQNGLDGPFLHGALLLPCSLLLWRYYGRHYDGLLPFGTLAWRNLAAPLLALLAMLVMEKLFQQPEPWLDSLEGYRGLTRWAWVFTACLIAPVSEEIIFRGFLLNASLGWGKVSQQVGIVLTSLLFAAIHMQYQAPLTFIQLFIFSALLCVVRLGTGGLLIPIVLHALSNLFAVGDIFLQ
- the flhB gene encoding flagellar biosynthesis protein FlhB, with the translated sequence MQAVASEDNEDKTEAPTAHRLEKAREEGQIPRSKELTSLLVMLVGVCILWFGGEMFGRRLSMALSSGLRFDHKIINDPGLFVGQVIMMLKTALMGMLPLLTGVVIIALIAPVMLGGLVFSTKSLAFNFSKLNPLSGLGRLFSSQVGAELLKALMKALLMGSVAGIFVWHHWPDMMRLMSESPLTAMASALNLAGLCALLVSLSIIPMVGFDVFWQIYSHMKKLRMSRQDIRDEFKQSEGDPHIKSRIRQMQRAAARRRMMADVPKADVIVTNPTHYAVALQYDENKMSAPKVVAKGSGLVALRIRELGTENRVPILEAPPLARALFRHAEIGQQIPGQLYAAVAEVLAWVWQLKRWRLSGGQRPVKPENLPVPEALDFMNEKDTDG